In a single window of the Terriglobus roseus genome:
- the gyrA gene encoding DNA gyrase subunit A, with the protein MADDQNLFPNGPDGTPNGSNPEETTPPAAAAAGGGDGGATPPGSTGPGALFMIPINIEEEMRRSYLDYSMSVIIGRALPDVRDGLKPVHRRILYAMQEMGLQANKKYTKCAKVVGHAMGNYHPHGDSAIYDAMVRLAQPFSMRYPLVDGQGNFGSVDGDPPAAMRYTEARLQKIAGEMLADIDMDTVDFTPNYDESTLEPTVLPAKFPNLIVNGSSGIAVGMATNIPPHNLTEIVSAAIALVNATGLSRDEELDLVLSHVQGPDFPTGGFIFGKRNIREAYRTGRGRFLMRAKCATEDLKGGRESIIVNEIPYQVNKNNLIKRIAELVTDKVIEDISDVRDESDRDGMRIVIELKRGAQPEIVLNQLFKNTSMQESFSMIFLAVHNGQPRELPLPDAIRAFIEHRIDVVRRRTAFLLGKAREREHLLLGYQIALDYLDQVIRIIRNSNNRADARENLFAFFSGRRINLRGTELAGVTLDAGKYGVDTTLLPVALAPGEVGTLILSYRQIDAILELQLYRLTQLSIDEILNELNKVRDNIAEYESILASEKKLRKVIVKELEEIRDKYGDVRRTIIVDETAELQLEDLIADEQVAVTVSHSGYLKRTPISTYRQQRRGGTGRLGMKTREEDFVASLIVDSTHAYLLFFTNTGRVFWMKIYEIPDVASAGKGKHMASMLALQPGEKIVNYLAVRDLKEEGKFVFFATREGVVKKTPLVDFSNVMARGIIAINIDKDDELIAVRVTSGDDVVFLATREGMAIRFEEKYDPERSGGLRPMGRNAGGNKGITLKKSDYVIGAAVTPSEASRNRKRLEFAAKLDAANPPKPGKPSMVEQVQQAIDDIARAKSNTPLELEGDPNEVVVEAGTPENHSDRLDALDKQLGVTPCLILTVSENGFGKRTDVDAYRLQSRGGKGVINMRTTPKIGKVSSIQLVDETTELMVISQFGKIIRIDTKTIRAAGRATMGVKLLDLDDADKVAAAVTIPPEEVKEESETKPPTIQ; encoded by the coding sequence ATGGCAGACGATCAGAACCTCTTCCCGAACGGCCCAGACGGCACCCCAAACGGCTCAAATCCTGAGGAAACGACACCTCCAGCGGCAGCCGCCGCGGGCGGTGGTGACGGCGGTGCCACGCCTCCCGGCTCTACCGGCCCCGGCGCGCTCTTCATGATCCCGATCAACATTGAAGAAGAGATGCGCCGGTCGTATCTCGACTACTCCATGTCGGTCATTATCGGCCGCGCCCTGCCCGACGTTCGCGACGGCCTGAAGCCCGTGCATCGCCGCATCCTGTACGCCATGCAGGAGATGGGTCTGCAGGCCAACAAAAAATACACCAAGTGCGCCAAGGTGGTCGGCCACGCCATGGGTAACTATCACCCGCACGGCGACTCCGCCATCTACGACGCCATGGTCCGCCTGGCGCAGCCCTTCTCCATGCGCTACCCGCTGGTCGACGGCCAGGGCAACTTCGGCTCGGTTGACGGCGATCCGCCGGCCGCCATGCGTTACACCGAAGCCCGCCTCCAGAAGATCGCCGGCGAAATGCTCGCCGACATCGACATGGACACCGTCGACTTCACGCCCAACTACGACGAGTCCACGCTCGAGCCCACGGTCCTTCCCGCGAAGTTCCCGAACCTGATCGTCAACGGTTCGTCGGGCATCGCCGTCGGCATGGCCACCAACATTCCGCCGCACAACCTGACCGAGATCGTCTCCGCAGCCATCGCGCTCGTGAACGCGACCGGCCTCAGCCGCGACGAAGAGCTCGACCTCGTCCTCTCCCACGTGCAGGGTCCGGACTTCCCCACCGGCGGCTTCATCTTCGGCAAGCGCAACATCCGCGAGGCCTACCGCACCGGCCGCGGCCGCTTCCTCATGCGCGCCAAGTGCGCCACGGAAGACCTGAAGGGTGGTCGCGAGTCGATCATCGTCAATGAGATCCCCTACCAGGTCAACAAGAACAACCTCATCAAGCGCATCGCCGAACTCGTGACCGATAAGGTCATCGAAGACATCAGCGACGTCCGTGACGAGTCCGACCGCGACGGCATGCGCATCGTCATCGAACTCAAGCGCGGCGCACAGCCTGAGATCGTTCTGAACCAGCTCTTCAAGAACACCTCCATGCAGGAGAGCTTCAGCATGATCTTCCTGGCCGTGCACAACGGCCAGCCGCGCGAGCTGCCGCTGCCCGACGCCATCCGCGCCTTCATCGAGCACCGTATCGACGTCGTGCGCCGCCGCACCGCCTTCCTCCTCGGCAAGGCCCGCGAGCGCGAGCACCTCCTCCTCGGCTACCAGATCGCGCTCGACTACCTCGACCAGGTCATCCGCATCATCCGCAACAGCAACAACCGTGCAGACGCCCGCGAGAACCTCTTCGCCTTCTTCAGCGGCCGCCGCATCAACCTGCGCGGCACCGAACTCGCAGGCGTCACGCTCGACGCAGGCAAGTATGGCGTCGACACCACGCTGCTGCCCGTCGCGCTCGCCCCCGGCGAAGTCGGCACACTCATCCTCAGCTACCGCCAGATCGACGCCATCCTCGAACTGCAGCTCTACCGCCTCACCCAGCTCTCCATCGACGAGATCCTCAACGAACTCAACAAGGTTCGCGACAACATCGCCGAGTACGAATCGATCCTGGCCAGCGAGAAGAAGCTGCGCAAGGTCATCGTCAAGGAGCTCGAAGAGATCCGCGACAAATACGGCGACGTCCGCCGCACCATCATCGTCGACGAGACAGCCGAACTGCAGCTCGAAGACCTCATCGCCGACGAGCAGGTGGCGGTCACCGTCTCGCACTCCGGCTACCTCAAGCGCACGCCCATCTCCACTTACCGCCAGCAGCGCCGCGGCGGCACGGGTCGCCTGGGCATGAAGACGCGCGAAGAAGACTTCGTGGCTTCTTTGATTGTGGATAGCACCCACGCCTACCTGCTCTTCTTCACCAACACCGGCCGCGTCTTCTGGATGAAGATCTACGAGATCCCGGACGTCGCATCCGCCGGCAAGGGCAAACACATGGCCTCCATGCTCGCGCTGCAGCCCGGCGAAAAGATCGTCAACTACCTCGCCGTCCGCGACCTGAAGGAAGAGGGCAAGTTCGTCTTCTTCGCGACGAGAGAGGGTGTGGTCAAGAAGACACCGCTCGTCGACTTTTCCAACGTCATGGCCCGCGGCATCATCGCCATCAACATCGACAAGGACGATGAACTCATCGCCGTCCGCGTCACCAGCGGCGACGACGTCGTCTTCCTCGCAACCCGCGAGGGCATGGCCATCCGCTTCGAAGAGAAGTACGACCCCGAACGCTCCGGCGGCCTCCGTCCCATGGGCCGTAACGCCGGCGGCAACAAGGGCATCACGCTCAAGAAGTCCGACTACGTCATCGGCGCCGCCGTCACCCCCAGCGAAGCCAGCCGCAACCGCAAGCGCCTGGAGTTCGCCGCAAAGCTCGACGCCGCCAACCCACCCAAGCCCGGCAAGCCGTCCATGGTCGAACAGGTCCAACAGGCCATCGACGACATCGCCCGCGCCAAGTCCAACACACCGCTCGAACTCGAAGGCGACCCGAACGAAGTCGTCGTCGAAGCCGGCACCCCGGAAAACCACTCGGACCGTCTCGACGCCCTCGACAAGCAGCTCGGCGTCACGCCCTGCCTGATCCTCACCGTCAGCGAAAACGGCTTCGGCAAGCGTACCGACGTCGACGCCTACCGCCTCCAGTCCCGCGGCGGCAAGGGCGTCATCAACATGCGCACCACGCCCAAGATCGGCAAGGTCTCCAGCATCCAGCTCGTCGATGAAACAACGGAACTCATGGTCATCAGCCAGTTCGGCAAGATCATCCGCATCGACACCAAGACCATCCGCGCAGCAGGCCGAGCCACCATGGGCGTAAAACTCCTCGACCTGGACGACGCCGACAAGGTAGCCGCCGCAGTCACCATCCCACCCGAAGAAGTAAAGGAAGAGAGCGAAACCAAGCCGCCAACCATCCAGTAG
- a CDS encoding DGQHR domain-containing protein, with product MHRIEWVSKDKLLVAGGKVTLADAPRCAQIIDGQHRVAGLKDAIKSDKTVSSVEIPVAIYENLDTRECADIFLSINTEQKPVSRTLVFDLYGVASEYLIDETALRAKDIATALNESDESPYRGWIKFPGSPRMKGGIALSTVVSALKPLVDNKGPLDNAKVRELERQTSVLINLFGALNDKYGDQWNSPDNPFLYASGFLGALQLFRNKIIDYCTSKKSFKKDLISSLINMPKSQRLKQSEVRGQSGSKAVSLIYDRLLEMYEPEDNSGDHEIEI from the coding sequence TTGCATCGTATTGAATGGGTGTCGAAGGATAAGCTCCTTGTAGCCGGCGGAAAGGTCACGCTTGCGGACGCCCCCCGTTGCGCCCAAATAATTGATGGCCAGCACCGAGTAGCAGGGCTTAAGGACGCCATTAAGAGCGACAAAACGGTTTCATCCGTTGAGATACCAGTGGCAATTTATGAAAATTTAGACACACGTGAGTGCGCAGACATTTTCTTGTCCATCAATACGGAACAGAAGCCTGTTTCGCGAACGCTCGTTTTCGATCTTTACGGCGTCGCGAGCGAATACCTTATCGACGAGACAGCATTGCGTGCTAAGGATATCGCGACAGCGCTAAACGAAAGTGACGAGTCGCCGTATCGCGGATGGATCAAGTTCCCAGGCTCGCCGCGCATGAAAGGAGGAATCGCCCTCTCGACAGTTGTTTCAGCTTTGAAGCCTCTAGTGGATAACAAAGGCCCGCTCGACAACGCGAAGGTTCGCGAACTCGAGAGGCAAACCTCCGTTCTAATTAATTTGTTTGGGGCGCTAAACGATAAGTATGGCGATCAGTGGAATTCCCCTGATAATCCTTTTCTTTATGCATCGGGTTTTCTAGGCGCCCTTCAGTTGTTCAGGAACAAGATCATTGACTATTGCACCAGCAAGAAATCGTTCAAGAAGGATTTGATAAGCAGTCTTATCAACATGCCAAAATCACAAAGATTGAAGCAGTCTGAAGTGCGCGGGCAATCAGGAAGTAAGGCGGTGTCGTTGATATACGATCGCCTGCTTGAGATGTACGAGCCGGAGGATAACAGCGGCGACCACGAGATTGAGATTTGA
- a CDS encoding CHASE2 domain-containing protein, whose product MNARPAKAHARFGHHGRWSHVWLALLYLCALSLLIIWEYRERLDVLSSECVLRDETRSSAYSQWYSKFLGWASPVTTGHVVTVVIPAELEEVQSNVCLGRAYLADVLRAVARENPSVIMVDKFFSPNACSREPATTDALLQAVRSIHAPIVVGESTDGIEERVGNACLVRKPQLDFASANVVRGLTRLDSETERLPLRWQVLESSPDEHVQHAEAEPKAEFVDSLMLSAVKQYDPAFAQHRSVQRLIDRDDHAYANLAMPLPRVTTTELLCSSGDDAARQRWGVPCTGQALPARLLGKVAVIGSESNTDLKTVLGRRMWGFQLQAVYVESLLSGDYLRTLPMAFSFGLFAVFVLVMEGLPVVLVTYRPHWRNKFLLRYAYPRQRYVWVVFWAVVLIAGTSVLALALRFLPPLLIFGDILFIAITRLLHFSAESVEHPLVHAHHHHRKDEHHAKDQPAQLEAGSYEAETHQG is encoded by the coding sequence ATGAACGCACGGCCTGCAAAAGCACATGCGCGCTTTGGACATCATGGGCGATGGTCGCATGTGTGGCTGGCGTTGTTGTACCTCTGCGCGTTGAGCCTGCTCATCATCTGGGAGTATCGCGAGCGGCTCGACGTGCTTTCCAGTGAGTGCGTGTTGCGCGATGAGACGCGGTCCAGCGCTTACAGCCAGTGGTATTCCAAATTCCTGGGCTGGGCGAGCCCGGTCACCACGGGCCACGTAGTCACCGTCGTGATTCCCGCGGAGCTGGAGGAAGTGCAGAGCAACGTCTGCCTTGGCCGAGCGTATCTGGCAGATGTTCTTCGAGCCGTCGCGCGCGAGAATCCTTCGGTCATCATGGTCGACAAGTTCTTCAGTCCGAATGCGTGCAGCCGCGAACCCGCGACGACCGATGCGCTGCTGCAGGCGGTGCGTTCGATCCATGCACCGATTGTGGTGGGGGAATCGACCGACGGCATCGAGGAGCGCGTGGGCAACGCGTGCCTTGTGCGCAAGCCGCAACTGGACTTCGCTTCCGCCAACGTGGTGCGTGGCCTGACAAGGCTGGACAGCGAGACGGAGCGGCTGCCACTGCGCTGGCAGGTGCTGGAATCTTCTCCAGACGAGCACGTTCAGCATGCCGAAGCGGAACCGAAGGCAGAGTTCGTCGACTCGCTGATGCTCTCAGCCGTGAAGCAGTACGATCCGGCGTTCGCGCAGCACCGCAGCGTCCAGCGGCTGATTGACCGGGACGATCATGCCTACGCGAACCTCGCAATGCCATTGCCGCGTGTGACTACGACCGAGTTGCTGTGCTCGTCCGGCGATGACGCCGCGCGACAGCGCTGGGGAGTTCCCTGCACCGGGCAGGCGTTACCGGCGCGGCTGCTGGGCAAGGTCGCGGTCATCGGCTCCGAGAGCAACACGGACCTGAAGACCGTGCTCGGCCGGCGCATGTGGGGCTTCCAGCTACAGGCCGTATACGTTGAGAGCCTGCTCTCCGGCGACTACCTACGCACGCTGCCGATGGCATTCAGCTTCGGTCTGTTCGCAGTCTTTGTGCTCGTCATGGAAGGTCTTCCGGTCGTGCTCGTCACCTATCGACCGCACTGGAGGAACAAGTTTCTGCTGCGGTACGCTTACCCGCGCCAGCGGTATGTGTGGGTGGTGTTCTGGGCAGTTGTATTGATTGCTGGAACGTCTGTCCTGGCACTTGCCCTGCGGTTCCTGCCTCCGCTGCTCATCTTCGGAGACATTCTGTTCATCGCGATTACACGCCTGTTGCACTTCTCGGCGGAGTCGGTTGAACACCCACTCGTCCACGCTCATCACCATCACCGAAAGGATGAACACCATGCCAAAGATCAACCTGCTCAACTCGAAGCTGGTTCCTACGAAGCTGAAACCCACCAAGGATGA
- a CDS encoding MFS transporter produces the protein MDSGTSDLSPEAAGARRYYPPWMFGILYGGTFNGFAAVSLSQLLPDRGVSLERVAEIVTLILTASYVSFLVTPLVDCGLPRRVWAGLLAITAAICLGFSVPLLNAAGHNAGHGAGSVTLMLVLFFGYLCNQVYTSAIGGMVPNLVAPKLHGSVSAWMNISYLALTGAGGALSVWEIRHLPLPLATVLVPIPILLGAIPLLFLPKEARKPRPVGEAMRQLVHDLSATAKKPSYLFALMVFVVPSATFALQNLFGGMGGDFHAGPELTNLSVGLLFTIACAIGAAIGGPLSSRIDRRLLFIAPAMLAALGNLVMIFGPHTPWMFAGGLFFYNLMAGINYTATSALVFQIVGRDNPLSATQYSVCIAACNLAIAGSVFMDGRGSGHGGANGALAVDAALSLVLGTIVLALVGKFGGGFPKPPASEEELESVAKAA, from the coding sequence ATGGATTCCGGCACAAGCGATCTATCTCCTGAAGCTGCAGGCGCTCGACGGTACTATCCGCCCTGGATGTTCGGCATTCTGTACGGTGGTACGTTCAACGGCTTCGCCGCGGTCAGCCTGTCGCAGTTGCTGCCGGATCGAGGCGTCTCGCTGGAGCGCGTCGCAGAGATCGTGACGCTGATCCTGACCGCGAGCTATGTCAGCTTCCTCGTCACACCGCTGGTAGATTGTGGCTTGCCACGTCGCGTATGGGCTGGTCTGCTGGCGATCACCGCTGCGATCTGCCTAGGCTTCAGCGTCCCGCTGCTGAACGCCGCGGGACACAATGCCGGACACGGCGCAGGATCGGTGACGCTGATGCTGGTGCTGTTCTTCGGCTACCTGTGCAATCAGGTTTACACCAGCGCCATCGGCGGCATGGTGCCCAACCTGGTCGCACCGAAGCTGCACGGCTCCGTGAGCGCGTGGATGAACATCAGCTACCTCGCGCTGACCGGCGCGGGCGGTGCGCTCTCCGTGTGGGAGATTCGACACCTGCCGCTGCCACTGGCCACGGTGCTGGTGCCGATTCCGATCCTGCTCGGAGCAATTCCACTGCTTTTCCTGCCAAAGGAAGCACGCAAGCCGCGCCCGGTCGGCGAGGCAATGCGACAGCTCGTCCACGACCTGAGCGCGACGGCGAAGAAGCCGAGTTACCTGTTCGCTCTGATGGTCTTCGTGGTGCCGTCTGCGACGTTTGCGCTGCAGAACCTGTTCGGTGGCATGGGTGGGGACTTCCACGCAGGACCGGAGCTGACGAACCTGTCGGTCGGCCTGCTATTCACCATCGCCTGCGCGATTGGAGCAGCAATCGGCGGCCCGCTGAGCAGCCGTATCGATCGCCGCCTACTGTTCATCGCACCTGCAATGCTCGCTGCGCTTGGGAACCTGGTGATGATCTTCGGCCCACACACACCGTGGATGTTCGCCGGCGGATTGTTCTTCTACAACCTGATGGCAGGCATCAACTACACGGCAACGAGCGCGCTGGTCTTCCAGATCGTCGGCCGTGACAATCCGCTGTCCGCCACGCAGTATTCGGTGTGCATCGCGGCCTGCAACCTGGCCATCGCAGGCTCGGTCTTCATGGACGGTCGCGGCTCAGGCCACGGCGGAGCGAACGGCGCGCTGGCTGTCGACGCCGCGCTGAGTCTGGTGCTCGGCACCATCGTGCTGGCGCTGGTGGGTAAGTTTGGCGGAGGCTTTCCGAAGCCGCCTGCAAGTGAAGAAGAGCTCGAGAGCGTCGCGAAGGCTGCCTAG
- the dacB gene encoding D-alanyl-D-alanine carboxypeptidase/D-alanyl-D-alanine endopeptidase — protein sequence MFRKLSVAIALGIALCAHAQTPTAPPSYADLPLAEQITRITSEPGVVRAHWGVSVTRLDGTPVAAMNDGQLFQPASNAKLFTTAAAMALLPMDDHLKTQVIASGNYYGKGTLDGNLVLKGVGDANFSGRPVPFVRVPAGTTAPHRDELRYIDELADKVKAAGITQIKGDIVGDDSLFPNDLYPADWSIDDSPWYYGAPINALMIADNAFNLKVLPGAAIGSKPTVVMDPALPFYTVDMQATTTTKGGESALDIQRSMGSRVIRIYGTLAIGSAPYSQDMSIAEPAEYAAAALKAALEARGVLVSGTTTAKHSSFYETSFTRHSTEPVNNLTLSPRRKVLLAAPTCSDCGTRVLAEHVGPLLRDDITITNKTSENQHAELFLRQLGFYYFGSGTSAQGARVVRYFLTKTVGIDGDDFLFFDGSGLSGHDLVTPRAATKLLAYAATQPWGAFWKDSFPVGGEDGTLRARFPAAPLKDHVFAKTGTLSEARGLSGYVDCASGQTLIFSIMVNAHTPRTSDDQKAMDRIVAAIAATN from the coding sequence ATGTTCCGCAAACTCTCCGTTGCGATCGCGCTCGGCATCGCACTCTGCGCGCACGCGCAGACGCCCACAGCGCCACCCAGCTACGCTGACCTGCCGCTCGCAGAGCAGATCACGCGCATCACCAGCGAACCGGGCGTGGTGCGCGCGCACTGGGGCGTCAGCGTCACGAGGCTGGATGGCACGCCAGTCGCTGCGATGAACGATGGTCAGCTCTTCCAGCCAGCGTCGAACGCCAAGCTCTTCACGACGGCCGCGGCGATGGCGCTGCTGCCCATGGATGATCACCTGAAGACGCAGGTGATCGCCAGCGGCAACTACTACGGGAAGGGAACTCTCGACGGAAACCTGGTGCTAAAGGGCGTTGGCGATGCCAACTTCTCCGGCCGTCCTGTGCCGTTTGTGCGTGTTCCCGCAGGCACGACGGCACCGCATCGCGACGAGCTCCGTTACATCGACGAACTCGCCGACAAGGTGAAGGCTGCAGGCATCACGCAGATCAAGGGAGACATCGTCGGCGACGACTCACTCTTCCCCAACGATCTCTATCCAGCAGACTGGTCCATCGATGACTCGCCCTGGTACTACGGCGCGCCGATCAACGCGCTCATGATCGCGGACAACGCCTTCAACCTGAAGGTGCTGCCAGGCGCTGCGATCGGCAGCAAGCCGACGGTAGTGATGGATCCTGCGTTGCCGTTCTACACCGTTGACATGCAGGCCACAACGACGACGAAGGGCGGCGAATCCGCGCTGGACATCCAGCGCAGCATGGGCTCGCGCGTCATCCGCATTTACGGCACACTCGCCATCGGCTCTGCACCTTATTCGCAAGACATGAGCATCGCTGAACCCGCAGAGTATGCTGCCGCAGCGTTGAAAGCAGCGCTCGAAGCTCGTGGCGTCCTGGTGAGTGGGACCACTACGGCGAAGCATTCCAGCTTCTACGAGACTTCCTTCACACGGCATTCGACTGAGCCTGTAAACAACCTGACTCTCTCGCCGCGTCGTAAGGTGCTGCTCGCCGCGCCAACGTGCTCCGACTGCGGCACTCGTGTGCTCGCCGAACATGTCGGTCCGTTGCTTCGCGACGACATCACCATCACCAACAAGACCAGCGAGAACCAGCACGCGGAACTCTTCCTGCGGCAGCTTGGCTTCTACTACTTCGGTTCGGGCACGTCAGCACAGGGCGCGCGCGTGGTGCGTTACTTCCTCACCAAGACAGTCGGCATTGACGGCGACGACTTCTTGTTCTTCGACGGCTCAGGTCTTAGCGGACACGACCTCGTCACGCCTCGCGCTGCCACCAAGCTGCTGGCCTACGCTGCTACGCAGCCTTGGGGAGCGTTCTGGAAGGACTCGTTCCCAGTCGGCGGGGAAGACGGTACGTTGCGGGCGCGCTTTCCTGCGGCGCCGCTGAAGGACCATGTCTTCGCCAAGACGGGAACGCTCAGCGAGGCGCGTGGTCTCTCGGGCTACGTCGACTGTGCCAGTGGGCAGACGCTGATCTTCTCCATCATGGTCAACGCGCACACGCCGCGCACCAGCGACGACCAGAAGGCGATGGATCGCATCGTTGCTGCCATTGCTGCGACGAACTAG
- the folP gene encoding dihydropteroate synthase, with protein sequence MSPSARAHFDWQLRTRALTLGVYPLVMGIVNVTPDSFSDGGQHATTQAAVAYALQLLDDGADMVDIGGESTRPGTSAGTDVALEALEEQHRVLSVIEGIVGTRPGAIVSIDTYRASTARLAVEAGAEMVNDVSGGLWDPAMLATCADLRCGVVVMHTRGLPSEWTAQPPIASDAVVPLVVEGLRERVAAALAAGIARERIAVDPGFGFGKRGEENWALLAGLKQLQTLDLPLLVGLSRKGFLAPSKSAATRDAATHAADAKAIRAGAHIVRVHDVRGAMLSASATDRKL encoded by the coding sequence ATGTCTCCTTCTGCGCGAGCGCACTTCGATTGGCAACTGCGCACGCGCGCGCTGACGTTGGGTGTATACCCGCTTGTGATGGGGATCGTGAATGTCACGCCAGACTCCTTCAGCGATGGCGGCCAACACGCTACCACGCAGGCCGCTGTGGCCTACGCACTGCAGCTGCTGGATGACGGCGCGGACATGGTGGACATCGGTGGCGAGTCGACGCGACCTGGAACGTCTGCAGGGACTGACGTTGCGCTTGAGGCACTGGAGGAACAGCACCGCGTTCTGTCCGTCATCGAGGGCATCGTTGGGACTCGGCCGGGTGCAATCGTGTCGATCGACACCTATCGCGCAAGTACCGCACGGCTTGCAGTGGAAGCAGGCGCTGAGATGGTGAACGATGTCAGCGGCGGCCTTTGGGATCCGGCGATGCTCGCAACCTGTGCGGATCTGCGATGCGGCGTTGTGGTGATGCACACGCGTGGCCTGCCCTCCGAGTGGACCGCGCAACCGCCCATTGCAAGTGATGCGGTCGTTCCTCTGGTAGTCGAAGGACTAAGGGAACGGGTCGCAGCGGCGCTTGCTGCAGGCATCGCGCGCGAGCGCATCGCGGTCGATCCGGGATTCGGTTTTGGCAAACGCGGTGAGGAGAACTGGGCTCTGCTCGCGGGGCTCAAACAGCTTCAGACACTCGACCTGCCACTGCTTGTAGGTCTGTCACGGAAGGGATTTCTTGCCCCGTCGAAGTCTGCAGCAACACGTGATGCCGCAACGCACGCGGCAGATGCGAAAGCCATCCGCGCAGGTGCCCATATCGTGCGCGTGCACGATGTACGCGGCGCCATGCTGTCAGCCAGCGCAACAGACCGGAAGCTGTAG